The Aureimonas mangrovi genome includes a region encoding these proteins:
- a CDS encoding ABC transporter permease, whose translation MKKLPSWAQEALTPLIVMVALVAVWEASVHLFAIPGYLFPAPSAIWEALQANAANVAGHTLATGRTITFGFIASIVVSLPLAVAITSSRTMANAIYPFLVLTQSIPKVALAPILVVLMGANEMPRVVITFLVAFFPLVLAIAAGLQSVPVELIELGRACRANRWKELVRIRLPYAVPFIFSGLKAAITLSVVGAVVAEFVNADRGLGYLIVTSTAFFQVSLAWAALIVLSVLGIALFQIVALVERLAFPWASDAAR comes from the coding sequence TTGAAGAAGCTTCCCAGTTGGGCACAGGAGGCGCTGACGCCCCTGATCGTCATGGTTGCTCTCGTTGCCGTATGGGAGGCGAGCGTTCACCTGTTCGCCATTCCGGGCTACCTTTTCCCCGCACCCAGTGCGATCTGGGAGGCCTTGCAGGCCAACGCAGCGAACGTGGCCGGCCATACCCTGGCGACGGGTCGAACCATAACGTTTGGCTTCATCGCCTCGATCGTGGTCAGCCTGCCGCTTGCCGTTGCCATAACCTCGTCGCGAACGATGGCAAACGCCATCTATCCCTTTCTGGTGCTGACGCAGTCGATTCCGAAGGTCGCATTGGCCCCGATCCTGGTCGTGCTGATGGGCGCGAACGAGATGCCGCGCGTCGTGATCACGTTCCTTGTCGCCTTCTTTCCGTTGGTTCTCGCGATCGCGGCGGGGCTTCAATCGGTGCCGGTCGAACTGATCGAACTAGGGCGGGCCTGCCGCGCCAACCGATGGAAGGAGCTGGTGCGTATCCGTCTTCCCTACGCGGTGCCGTTCATCTTCTCGGGCTTGAAGGCAGCCATCACGCTGTCCGTGGTGGGCGCGGTGGTGGCCGAGTTCGTCAACGCCGATCGCGGCCTTGGCTATCTGATCGTCACCTCCACGGCGTTCTTCCAGGTGTCGTTGGCTTGGGCCGCCCTGATCGTCCTCTCGGTTCTCGGCATTGCCCTGTTTCAGATCGTCGCTCTGGTCGAGCGGCTGGCATTTCCATGGGCGAGCGATGCGGCTCGCTGA
- the rplU gene encoding 50S ribosomal protein L21, whose product MFAVIKTGGKQYRVAANDEFTIERVAGEAGDTVSFAEVLMVGTSIGAPFVSGASVVAEIVDQVRGPKVISFKKRRRQNSKRTRGHRQDLTLIRISEILTEGQKPSKKEQKAAAAETPAVTESATDEAPKAEKPKRATKKADAETNETATEAAAKKPRATKKKAEGADEA is encoded by the coding sequence ATGTTCGCAGTCATCAAGACGGGTGGCAAGCAGTACCGCGTCGCCGCCAACGACGAATTCACCATCGAACGGGTGGCGGGCGAGGCTGGGGACACTGTCTCCTTCGCCGAAGTCCTGATGGTCGGCACCTCCATCGGTGCGCCCTTCGTGTCCGGCGCGTCCGTCGTCGCCGAGATCGTCGATCAGGTCCGTGGCCCGAAGGTCATCTCGTTCAAGAAGCGCCGCCGCCAGAACTCCAAGCGCACGCGCGGCCATCGCCAGGACCTGACCCTGATCCGCATCTCGGAGATCCTGACCGAGGGCCAGAAGCCTTCGAAGAAGGAGCAGAAGGCCGCCGCCGCCGAAACCCCGGCTGTGACCGAGAGCGCGACGGACGAGGCACCCAAGGCCGAGAAGCCGAAGCGTGCGACCAAAAAGGCAGACGCCGAGACGAACGAGACCGCGACCGAGGCGGCTGCGAAGAAGCCCCGCGCCACCAAGAAGAAGGCAGAGGGCGCCGACGAGGCGTAA
- a CDS encoding nicotinate-nucleotide adenylyltransferase → MRIGLFGGSFNPPHGGHLLVAETALRRLGLDRVWWMVTPGNPLKDRGQLRPLAERIAASRALSQDRRIVVTGFEARLRSAYTADTLALLRARNPDVAFVWVMGADSLAGFHHWRYWERIATTVPIAVVDRPDATLSPLYAPLAQRFRRARLPEALAASLPSRAAPSWVYLHGPRSSLSSTALRAAT, encoded by the coding sequence ATGCGCATCGGCCTCTTCGGTGGCTCCTTCAATCCGCCGCATGGGGGCCACCTCCTCGTCGCCGAGACCGCGCTCCGTCGCCTCGGGCTCGACCGTGTCTGGTGGATGGTGACGCCCGGCAATCCGTTGAAGGATCGGGGCCAGCTTCGGCCTCTGGCCGAGCGCATCGCCGCCTCGCGCGCCCTGTCGCAGGACCGGCGGATCGTCGTAACCGGCTTCGAGGCGCGTCTGCGCAGCGCCTACACGGCCGACACCCTAGCCCTGTTGCGCGCGCGCAACCCTGACGTCGCCTTCGTCTGGGTGATGGGGGCTGACAGTCTGGCCGGTTTCCATCACTGGCGCTATTGGGAGCGCATCGCGACCACCGTGCCGATCGCGGTCGTCGACCGGCCCGACGCGACGCTCTCACCGCTCTACGCGCCGTTGGCGCAGCGCTTTCGGCGCGCCCGCCTTCCCGAGGCTCTGGCCGCCTCCCTCCCCTCGCGCGCGGCCCCGTCCTGGGTCTACCTGCACGGTCCGCGCTCCTCGCTCTCGTCCACCGCGCTGCGTGCAGCGACTTGA
- a CDS encoding ABC transporter ATP-binding protein, translating into MISINGVSKSFETRNGSSVIALDNIQLDVDLNKFVCLVGPSGCGKSTLLRLVAGLVPPTRGSVSIEGSTVESPRAETGIVFQSPTLLPWATILENVLFPSRMMNICTEQSVERARELLTLVGLADFVDRYPRELSGGMQQRAGICRALVHDPQILLMDEPFGALDALTREELTIELLRIWSEAPKTILFVTHSISEAVLLADQVVVMSPRPGRIAEVIDVDLPRPRTFSMESRDEFQKCTQRIRALIFGDRAQAA; encoded by the coding sequence ATGATCTCGATCAATGGCGTCTCGAAGAGTTTCGAGACGCGAAATGGTTCATCCGTGATCGCGTTGGACAACATCCAGCTGGACGTGGATCTCAACAAGTTCGTCTGTCTGGTCGGGCCGTCCGGCTGCGGAAAGTCGACCCTTCTGAGGCTTGTCGCAGGGCTCGTGCCGCCGACGCGGGGAAGCGTGTCCATCGAGGGCTCCACGGTCGAGTCGCCGCGCGCCGAAACCGGGATCGTGTTTCAATCTCCTACTCTGCTGCCGTGGGCGACGATCCTCGAGAACGTTCTCTTTCCGTCGCGGATGATGAACATCTGCACGGAACAGTCGGTCGAGCGTGCGCGCGAGCTCCTTACTTTGGTCGGCCTTGCCGATTTCGTGGATCGCTATCCGCGTGAACTGTCCGGGGGCATGCAGCAACGCGCGGGCATCTGCAGGGCGCTTGTCCACGATCCTCAGATCCTGCTGATGGACGAGCCGTTCGGTGCACTCGACGCACTGACGCGCGAAGAGCTCACCATCGAACTGCTCAGGATCTGGTCCGAGGCGCCTAAGACCATCCTGTTCGTCACACATTCCATTTCCGAGGCGGTCCTTCTGGCCGACCAGGTCGTGGTGATGTCGCCGCGTCCTGGTCGTATCGCCGAGGTGATCGACGTCGACCTTCCGCGTCCCCGAACCTTCAGCATGGAGTCCCGCGATGAGTTCCAAAAGTGCACCCAGCGCATCCGGGCTCTCATATTCGGAGACCGAGCCCAGGCCGCGTAG
- the obgE gene encoding GTPase ObgE: MKFLDKAKVYVRSGDGGAGSVSFRREKFIEFGGPDGGDGGRGGDVFVEAVSGLNTLIDYRYQQHYRAKTGMHGMGRNRTGGKGADVTLKVPVGTQVFAEDGETLLFDLTQVGQVERVAAGGNGGFGNAYFKTSVNQAPRRANPGLEGEELTIWLQLKLIADAGLVGLPNAGKSTFLASVTAARPKIADYPFTTLHPNLGVATVDGSEFIIADIPGLIEGAHEGVGIGDRFLGHVERTRVLLHLVSAVEEDVAYAYRTVRRELALYDESLAAKPEVVALSQTDVLDPDTLAEKMTALTAEVGHSPIPLSAVSRQGIPEALRRLKREIDRMATPAENEAQAEDDEKRFGASLSEKDWRR, translated from the coding sequence ATGAAGTTTCTCGACAAGGCCAAGGTCTACGTTCGCTCGGGCGACGGCGGAGCCGGCTCGGTGTCGTTCCGCCGCGAGAAGTTCATCGAGTTCGGCGGGCCGGACGGCGGCGATGGCGGACGGGGCGGCGACGTGTTCGTCGAGGCCGTATCGGGCCTCAACACGCTGATCGACTATCGTTACCAGCAGCATTACCGCGCCAAGACCGGCATGCACGGCATGGGCCGCAACCGCACGGGCGGCAAAGGCGCGGACGTGACGCTCAAGGTGCCCGTCGGCACGCAGGTCTTCGCCGAGGACGGCGAGACGCTTCTGTTCGACCTGACGCAGGTCGGCCAGGTCGAGCGTGTGGCCGCCGGCGGCAATGGCGGCTTCGGCAACGCCTATTTCAAGACGAGCGTGAACCAGGCGCCGCGCCGCGCCAATCCCGGCCTCGAAGGAGAGGAACTGACGATCTGGCTTCAGCTCAAGCTGATCGCCGACGCCGGCCTCGTCGGCCTGCCGAACGCCGGTAAGTCGACCTTCCTCGCCTCCGTCACGGCCGCCCGGCCGAAGATCGCGGACTATCCCTTCACCACGCTCCACCCCAATCTCGGCGTCGCGACGGTGGACGGCTCGGAGTTCATCATCGCCGACATCCCCGGTCTCATCGAGGGCGCGCACGAGGGCGTGGGCATCGGCGACCGGTTCCTCGGCCATGTCGAGCGCACACGCGTTCTCTTGCATCTCGTCTCGGCGGTGGAGGAGGACGTTGCCTACGCCTACCGTACCGTGCGCCGCGAACTTGCGCTCTATGACGAGAGCCTTGCCGCCAAGCCCGAGGTCGTCGCCCTGTCGCAGACCGACGTCCTCGACCCGGACACGCTGGCCGAGAAAATGACCGCGCTCACCGCGGAAGTCGGCCATTCGCCGATCCCGCTCTCGGCCGTTTCGCGCCAGGGCATCCCGGAGGCGCTGCGCCGCCTGAAGCGGGAGATCGACCGCATGGCGACCCCCGCCGAGAACGAGGCGCAGGCTGAGGATGACGAGAAGCGCTTCGGCGCCAGCCTGAGCGAAAAGGACTGGCGCCGGTGA
- a CDS encoding DUF3833 family protein, with amino-acid sequence MKQLALLAVAAVFAFAAALFWQARQPSQDGEAFDLAAFFAGRSVIEGSILTLAMFEEPFTARFEGTVEGDSLRLEERFAFADGERLQVWELAVSPSGAVSGTVETEMSDGALAPAVPVSGASSTSGVVLDYEGHAPGGGARTFRFRHHLRGQAGGTVRNHVVVSKFGLPLATSRVVFAKDPATLSTARGDR; translated from the coding sequence GTGAAACAACTCGCCCTCCTCGCCGTCGCGGCTGTCTTCGCGTTCGCGGCGGCGCTCTTCTGGCAGGCGCGCCAGCCTTCGCAGGACGGCGAGGCGTTCGACCTCGCCGCCTTCTTCGCCGGGCGGAGCGTCATCGAAGGGTCGATCCTCACCCTCGCCATGTTCGAGGAGCCGTTCACCGCGCGCTTTGAGGGCACGGTGGAGGGAGACAGCCTGAGACTGGAGGAGCGCTTCGCCTTCGCCGACGGAGAGCGGCTGCAGGTCTGGGAGCTTGCGGTGTCCCCGTCGGGCGCGGTCTCGGGAACGGTCGAGACCGAGATGTCGGATGGGGCGCTCGCCCCAGCCGTGCCCGTGTCCGGTGCCTCGAGCACCTCGGGCGTGGTCCTTGATTATGAGGGGCACGCGCCTGGCGGCGGCGCGCGCACCTTCCGCTTCCGCCACCATCTGCGTGGTCAGGCGGGCGGAACCGTACGCAACCATGTGGTGGTGTCGAAGTTCGGCCTGCCGCTCGCCACGTCGCGGGTCGTCTTCGCCAAAGACCCCGCCACCCTTTCCACTGCGCGCGGCGACCGCTAA
- a CDS encoding glutamate-5-semialdehyde dehydrogenase: MPDGNGAALIVEALMAELGRRAKAAARVLATAPTQTKDAALSAMAKAVEAAKADILAANAQDLARAHEAGMAAAFVDRLTLTEDRIAAIAQALRDVADLADPVGAVTERWTRPNGLEISRVRTPLGVIGVIYESRPNVTADAGALCLKAGNAVILRGGSDSLASSRAIHAALQAGLREAGLPEDAIQLVPTPDRAAVGEMLKGLGGTVDVIVPRGGKSLVARVQTEARVPVFAHLEGLCHLYIDRAADLEMAKDIAVNAKMRRTGICGSAETLLVDRADAGTHLVPVLEALAAAGCEIRGTGEVRALFPAALPASEEDFSTEYLDAIISVALVDGVEGAIAHIERFSSAHTEAIVTDDAATAERFLSGIDSAILLHNASTQFADGGEFGFGGEIGIATGKMHARGPVGVEQLTSFNYRVRGTGQTRP; the protein is encoded by the coding sequence ATGCCTGACGGCAACGGGGCGGCGCTGATCGTCGAGGCTCTGATGGCGGAGCTCGGGCGCCGCGCCAAGGCGGCCGCTCGGGTGCTGGCGACGGCACCGACGCAGACGAAGGACGCAGCCCTCTCCGCGATGGCGAAGGCCGTGGAAGCAGCGAAGGCCGACATCCTCGCCGCGAATGCGCAGGATCTTGCCCGCGCGCATGAGGCCGGCATGGCCGCCGCCTTCGTCGACCGTTTGACGCTGACCGAGGACCGCATCGCCGCCATCGCGCAGGCGCTGCGTGACGTGGCCGACCTGGCCGATCCCGTCGGCGCCGTCACAGAGCGCTGGACGCGGCCGAACGGGCTGGAGATTTCCCGCGTGCGCACGCCGCTTGGCGTGATCGGCGTCATCTATGAAAGCCGCCCCAACGTGACGGCCGATGCCGGTGCCCTCTGCCTCAAGGCCGGCAACGCGGTGATCCTGCGCGGCGGTTCGGATTCGCTCGCTTCCTCGCGCGCCATCCACGCCGCGCTGCAGGCGGGGCTGCGGGAGGCGGGCCTGCCCGAGGATGCGATCCAGCTCGTGCCGACGCCGGACCGCGCGGCGGTCGGCGAGATGCTCAAAGGGCTCGGCGGAACGGTGGACGTCATCGTGCCGCGCGGCGGAAAGAGCCTCGTCGCGCGTGTGCAGACGGAAGCACGCGTGCCGGTCTTCGCTCATCTCGAGGGGCTATGCCACCTGTATATCGACCGCGCGGCCGATCTCGAGATGGCAAAGGACATCGCCGTCAACGCCAAGATGCGCCGCACCGGCATCTGCGGCTCGGCGGAGACGCTGCTCGTCGACCGCGCCGACGCCGGCACCCACCTCGTCCCGGTGCTGGAAGCATTGGCCGCTGCCGGCTGCGAGATCCGCGGCACCGGGGAGGTCCGCGCGCTCTTCCCCGCCGCGTTGCCCGCGAGCGAGGAGGATTTCTCCACCGAGTATCTCGATGCGATCATCTCCGTCGCGCTGGTCGACGGCGTCGAGGGCGCGATCGCCCATATCGAGCGCTTCTCCTCCGCCCACACCGAGGCGATCGTCACCGACGATGCGGCGACGGCCGAGCGTTTCCTGTCAGGCATCGATTCGGCGATCCTCCTTCACAACGCCTCGACGCAGTTCGCCGACGGCGGCGAGTTCGGCTTCGGCGGCGAGATCGGCATTGCCACCGGCAAGATGCACGCGCGTGGTCCGGTGGGCGTCGAGCAACTCACGAGCTTCAACTACCGCGTTCGCGGGACCGGCCAGACGCGCCCGTGA
- a CDS encoding ABC transporter substrate-binding protein — translation MPKSLASFSAALLVFGAGAAGAQDLEPVAFQTDWIPSGEHAAYYGAWEKGIFAEHGLDVTITRGYGSGDTVIKLASGSFDFGVADVGAVLTGRARQDVPVKVVSTLYSHSPHSLFVLESSGITGFSDLDGKRIGITPGNSHRVYFPHIAEQSGTDASSINWVNMDGGAMATQLIAGNIDAAPFYSIHHYYQNKAAESAGESIVVLPFVEAGFEIYAASLITSDRTIEERPELVSRFVAAVHEAFEWARDNPEEACELHVQRVPEVAMDDCMGSLSATLEFVFNDHSREAGLGTVDAERLATTWQAVAEAEGLDLDWDPTQAFDTSFLPSE, via the coding sequence ATGCCAAAGAGCTTAGCCAGTTTCTCAGCGGCACTTCTCGTCTTCGGCGCAGGCGCGGCTGGAGCGCAAGATCTCGAGCCTGTGGCGTTCCAGACGGATTGGATCCCGTCCGGCGAGCATGCGGCCTATTACGGAGCCTGGGAGAAGGGAATCTTCGCTGAGCATGGCCTCGACGTGACGATCACGCGCGGCTACGGCTCAGGCGATACCGTTATCAAGCTGGCATCGGGAAGCTTCGACTTCGGCGTCGCCGACGTGGGCGCTGTTCTGACGGGCCGTGCGCGTCAGGACGTTCCCGTCAAGGTCGTCTCGACCCTCTACTCCCACTCGCCTCATTCCCTCTTTGTCCTCGAAAGTTCCGGGATCACCGGCTTCTCGGACCTGGACGGCAAGCGTATCGGCATCACCCCGGGTAACAGCCACCGCGTCTACTTCCCCCATATCGCAGAGCAGTCGGGGACCGACGCTTCTTCGATCAACTGGGTCAACATGGATGGTGGTGCGATGGCCACTCAGCTGATCGCGGGCAATATCGATGCGGCCCCGTTCTATTCCATCCATCATTACTACCAGAACAAGGCCGCCGAGAGCGCTGGCGAGTCGATCGTGGTCTTGCCCTTCGTCGAGGCTGGGTTCGAGATCTACGCGGCCTCTCTGATTACGTCCGATCGAACGATCGAGGAGCGTCCCGAACTCGTCTCTCGGTTCGTTGCCGCTGTTCACGAGGCGTTCGAATGGGCGCGGGACAATCCTGAGGAGGCCTGCGAACTTCACGTCCAGCGGGTGCCCGAAGTGGCGATGGACGATTGCATGGGGTCGCTGAGTGCGACGTTGGAATTCGTGTTCAACGACCATTCGCGCGAGGCCGGTCTGGGCACTGTCGACGCCGAGCGTCTCGCTACGACCTGGCAGGCCGTTGCAGAAGCGGAAGGTCTGGATCTCGATTGGGATCCCACCCAAGCCTTCGACACGTCTTTCCTGCCGTCAGAGTAG
- the rpmA gene encoding 50S ribosomal protein L27 encodes MAHKKAGGSSRNGRDSESKRLGVKKFGGENVIAGNILVRQRGTRWHPGAGVGIGRDHTLFALTDGTVAFQRKSQGRTYVAVMPKAEAAE; translated from the coding sequence ATGGCACACAAGAAAGCAGGCGGCTCTTCCCGCAACGGTCGCGATTCCGAGTCCAAGCGCCTCGGCGTGAAGAAGTTCGGTGGCGAGAACGTCATCGCCGGCAACATCCTCGTTCGTCAGCGCGGCACGCGCTGGCATCCGGGCGCGGGTGTCGGCATCGGCCGTGATCACACGCTGTTCGCCCTCACCGACGGCACCGTCGCGTTCCAGCGCAAGTCGCAGGGGCGAACCTACGTCGCCGTGATGCCGAAAGCCGAAGCCGCCGAATGA
- a CDS encoding GNAT family N-acetyltransferase: MSEETIEDEECLLTRRLLLRPVRQTDAQAIATLANDRHIAEMTARIPHPYRLEDADAFIAGLGEERAFAVTLRERGTFIGVVGLQPRERAVTSFELGYWLGRPFWGEGYATEAAQAAIDKAFGALSAQCIEVRCRVVNAASRRIIQKCGFHYAGTGMDVSRTVGRVASETYRMDRRCWQSLKEWGGR, translated from the coding sequence ATGAGCGAAGAGACGATCGAGGACGAAGAGTGTCTTCTCACGCGCAGGCTGCTGCTGCGGCCGGTGCGCCAGACCGATGCGCAGGCCATCGCCACCTTGGCGAACGACCGGCACATCGCCGAGATGACCGCCCGCATACCCCATCCCTACCGGCTGGAGGATGCCGACGCCTTCATTGCCGGCCTCGGGGAGGAGCGGGCCTTCGCGGTCACGCTCCGCGAGCGGGGCACCTTCATCGGCGTCGTCGGGCTCCAGCCGCGTGAAAGGGCGGTGACAAGCTTCGAACTCGGCTACTGGCTCGGCCGCCCGTTCTGGGGCGAGGGCTACGCGACGGAGGCGGCGCAGGCCGCCATCGACAAAGCCTTCGGAGCGCTCAGCGCCCAATGCATCGAGGTGCGGTGCCGCGTCGTCAACGCCGCCTCGCGACGCATCATCCAGAAGTGCGGCTTCCATTATGCCGGCACTGGAATGGACGTGTCGCGCACGGTCGGTCGCGTGGCGAGCGAGACGTACCGGATGGACCGGCGCTGCTGGCAGTCGCTCAAGGAATGGGGCGGGCGGTGA
- a CDS encoding IclR family transcriptional regulator, translated as MKSIQAGLRILSLFKDASTPLGVMDVAQAAGLTKSHASRILSALRDTGYLAQDPRTRRYSVGIESFSIGIRFVAESPITRAALPIMRGCSESTGHSVFISVRDGSVCRHILAFEGRHFEDTQWRVGVPLALHATASGKALVAFSPNESATPAAQLELRRLTPKTITDPCQWHGELEMVRGRGWAEARGETVPGLAACAVPIFGYRECLVAAFGIVAPQHALTAASVPATVTELHVAARRLSYTLGARAYPF; from the coding sequence ATGAAGTCGATCCAAGCCGGCCTACGGATCCTGAGCCTTTTCAAGGATGCAAGCACCCCTCTCGGTGTGATGGACGTGGCGCAAGCGGCAGGGCTTACGAAAAGTCATGCATCCCGCATCCTCTCCGCGCTTCGTGACACGGGCTATCTCGCGCAAGATCCGAGAACGAGACGGTATTCCGTGGGGATCGAGAGCTTCTCTATCGGCATCCGGTTTGTTGCAGAAAGTCCCATCACCAGAGCAGCCCTGCCCATCATGCGCGGATGTTCGGAGTCCACAGGACATTCAGTATTCATAAGCGTGAGAGACGGGAGCGTTTGTCGCCATATTCTCGCGTTCGAAGGACGTCACTTCGAGGACACGCAATGGCGTGTGGGCGTGCCATTAGCGCTGCACGCGACTGCGTCCGGGAAAGCGCTGGTCGCGTTTTCTCCGAACGAAAGCGCCACTCCAGCAGCACAATTGGAACTCCGGCGGCTTACACCGAAGACGATCACCGATCCTTGCCAATGGCATGGTGAACTCGAAATGGTCCGGGGGCGGGGGTGGGCCGAAGCGCGAGGCGAAACCGTTCCGGGCCTGGCAGCTTGTGCAGTGCCAATCTTCGGTTATCGTGAATGTCTGGTAGCTGCTTTTGGGATCGTGGCACCCCAGCATGCTCTGACAGCAGCATCCGTGCCAGCGACGGTCACCGAACTGCACGTGGCAGCACGCCGTCTTTCTTATACGCTGGGTGCTCGAGCCTATCCTTTCTGA
- the proB gene encoding glutamate 5-kinase, whose amino-acid sequence MNLLAGHRRIVVKIGSALLVDRESGLRREWLTSLGADVARLRAEGREIMLVSSGAIALGRTVLGLPSRPLRLEESQAAAAVGQIALARAYSETLGRHGIETGQILLTLGDTEERRRYLNARATVGTLLSLGAVPVINENDTVATSEIRYGDNDRLAARVATMMSADLLVLLSDIDGLYTAPPASDPSAAHIPHVAAITPEIEAMAGGAASLTSRGGMKTKIDAGRIATAAGAAMIITAGDRLNPLAAVERGERATLFSPVANPVTARKRWIAGHLNAAGRLTIDAGAVRALNEGRSLLPAGVKAIEGEFSRGDTILVLDEAGIEVARGLVAYDCDEARRIAGLRTDAIEAALGHAPRAAMIHRDDLVTALPVGSQEDLHHA is encoded by the coding sequence GTGAACCTTCTCGCCGGGCATCGGCGGATCGTCGTCAAGATCGGCTCCGCGCTGCTGGTCGACCGTGAAAGCGGCCTGCGGCGCGAATGGCTGACCTCGCTCGGGGCTGACGTTGCGCGGCTGCGCGCCGAGGGGCGCGAAATCATGCTGGTCTCGTCCGGGGCTATCGCGCTTGGCCGCACGGTCCTCGGCCTTCCCTCTCGTCCACTGCGGTTGGAGGAAAGCCAGGCGGCGGCCGCCGTCGGCCAGATCGCGCTCGCGCGCGCCTATTCCGAGACGCTGGGACGCCACGGCATCGAGACGGGGCAGATCCTGCTGACGCTCGGCGACACCGAGGAGCGGCGGCGCTATCTCAACGCCCGCGCCACGGTCGGCACGCTTCTGTCGCTCGGCGCCGTCCCGGTCATCAACGAGAACGACACGGTCGCGACGTCGGAAATCCGCTACGGCGACAACGATCGCCTCGCCGCGCGCGTCGCGACCATGATGTCGGCCGACCTCCTCGTCCTCCTGTCGGACATCGACGGACTCTACACCGCGCCGCCGGCCAGCGATCCGTCGGCCGCGCACATCCCGCACGTCGCGGCGATCACGCCGGAGATCGAGGCGATGGCGGGTGGCGCGGCCTCGCTCACCTCGCGAGGCGGCATGAAGACCAAGATCGACGCGGGCAGGATCGCCACCGCCGCCGGCGCGGCGATGATCATCACCGCCGGCGACCGGCTGAACCCGCTTGCCGCCGTCGAGCGCGGCGAGCGCGCCACCCTCTTCTCTCCTGTCGCCAATCCGGTGACCGCGCGCAAGCGCTGGATCGCCGGCCATCTCAACGCGGCCGGGCGCCTTACCATCGATGCCGGCGCGGTGCGCGCGCTGAACGAGGGCCGCTCGCTCCTGCCCGCCGGGGTGAAAGCGATCGAGGGCGAATTTTCGCGCGGCGACACCATCTTGGTGCTGGACGAGGCCGGCATCGAGGTGGCTCGCGGGCTCGTCGCCTATGATTGCGACGAAGCTCGTCGCATCGCGGGCCTGCGCACCGATGCGATCGAGGCCGCGCTCGGCCATGCGCCCCGCGCGGCGATGATCCACCGCGACGATCTCGTCACCGCCCTGCCCGTCGGATCGCAGGAGGATCTGCATCATGCCTGA